Part of the Mytilus edulis chromosome 9, xbMytEdul2.2, whole genome shotgun sequence genome, AGATAAAGAAAAACTAAGCAGACTAAATGCTCAGCAATACTAGATCCACAAAATAGAAATGATTGtcataaaataccaaaaatacggaaattcaaaacggaaagtcccttatcaagcGAGCAACATAGACCTTTTAGAGCTTCTAGTAAAATATGTCCTTTAACCCCACACAACCTAATTATTTAGCCTATATTGATGCCAATTCTACAAGAAAATCGTCAAGCACTGCACTCGCACCCGGTTTCAATCCTTTGGGAATTCTTGCAATTCGCTAAGAACATTTTAAGCCAACAAGGTTTGTATCTTCTTAATGGATGTTTAAAATTGAATATCGGTACACTTGCCTAAAAATGGTGATTTGATATCGATCGAATCAATTAACTCATTAAAGAAACCAGGGTTACACTTCTGTAAGCCAtacacgcgtttcgtctaaaaaaaaaacataagtgaGGCTAGTATCAAAAGCGTTAAAATGCAGAAAattaaagtatgaagttgaagaccaCTATAGACCCTAAATATCAAATAAGGTAATATTTTTCTGGACTTAAACATCCGTAATGTATTATATGTGTCAAGTCACACGATTTAACCGAGAAAAAAGACTTTTTAATAATGtgcaatttaattaaaatgaaaaaagaacaaTGACACACTTAATAATTATGAAACATTTCTTAAACAAAGCATGGTTCATCTTACTGATAAATACGTCTTGCTCGTTTTTTCTTTTTCGGTAGGTTTTCTGTAGGTTTAACCATATCGACCTGTTGTGTCTCATCCTGACGTGTTACTACTATTGTCtttgtaaatttcttttttgatatataattacGTGATAACTTCAGCCTGTCTTTTGTTGTGGTATTATTTGATGCAATAAAATGACCAACAGCCTCTCTCCAGAAGCTTGCTACAATGTTAATGATGCCGTATGTGGACCGCACCGGCTTTTTCCTAACTATTGTAATACCTACGTTTAATGTTGCATTCATCATCGTCATTAAAAtccacaacaaaaacaaaacaaagaagaaGTAATAGGCTCTTCCCAGAACAGGCTCCACAGAAAACAGATCTTTGATGCTGTTTTTACCGATAATAGCGTTAACCAATGTCGTTGATGACACAAATAAGTTTTTGTATGTTTCTAGATGCCTGCCAAAAATTAAATGTCCAAAAGTTACAAACGCTACGTACACCATaacaaacattacaaaacatCCACAAAGATCACGGCTCACCTGAGCAAGTACCTTGCCAAATTGGTTTATTCTTTCATTGTAGCTGAGAACTCGCATGATTCGAAATGTTGTTAGAAATATAATAAATGCCAAGAAAATGTTAAACAGTTCGTCCCATGACGCAATATGACTAAAGTTGACGAATTTATTCTTATGATTTTCCCATTCTTTCATTGCCTTATTAATCATTATCCATCTTCCAATATACATTATGGTAGCAACAAAGAATAACATTATGATTAATATGTCAAGAACATGCCATAATTCTTTCCACATCTTCTTACCGTATCTCCGAAACCAAATAAATTTATGAACAGAAAATACAATTATTCCAATCAGTACAATAATTTcacaaataaagataaacaaaccAAGACTTCCGACATGTTGGTAAGGTCGAAACGGTTTGATTAATGTACTTGCAATGACCCCACCTGTTTCCGGAAATTCTGTCAAAaacgaaatgaaaacaaaaacattatcatCTACGTTGTACAAGGTGAATTCTGTAAATATGGCTCTCGTTTTACGATCTATCCATGTGTATTTATACAAATCATTGAGAACTAGACGTGATATGTTGTAGTTGACAATGAATTCTGCTATGTATCCACCCCCGCCATAGGTAGAATGTAATCCTGTGACCGGAAGTCCCCAAATATCAGCAGACGACACAAAATTCCAGGCAGCATATGTCATATTATAAACAGCTTGACCTCTGACGCAGGGTCGAGACTCCCAGGCTACACAATAGTTCCCATTCTCCTCTCCGGAAATAGAATACTCATCATAACAGGTAAAGTTATCCCATAACTGTGTCCTACATGGCTCTGAAAAAGTCAATAACAactttcaataaataattttcacCTTCAGGTGAACATGACAACTACCAAATGCATTGCAACATCTCAGTTTAAAACATTTGATGGCTTACTAATTACAATAGTTTTGCACTTCGTAATCAAGTTGCGTTTTGAGTAGGTATCTTATATTAGCTCGGGAATAATATTCTGAATTATGTTAAGCCTGTCAACACTCATGTTCATGTCTCGTAGAATCATACACTTAAGTATACGTTTAAAGTCTAGATTAGAGCATTCCTGATagaggtaaatataaaaaaggctTTAGATGcaaccaaataaactcatcatagacactaggattgaaaatttatattaacgccggacgcgcgttttgtctacaaaagactcatcagtgacgctcgaatcaaaaaatgttgaaaaggccagtaaagttcgaagttgaagagtattgaggaccaaagaTTCCTAACAGTTTTGCCCAAATACAGCTTAATtaatttattcctgaggtagaaaagccttagtatttcaaaaattcaaagttgtgTTAACAGTTGATTTATGATTATGAAtttatcaatgataactcaagtcaacacagaagtaatgcctactgggttggtgataccctctgggaattaaaactccatcagcagtggcatcgaccgagtggttgtaaataaactcatcatagatactaggattgacattttatattaacgccagacgcgcgtttcgtctacaaaagactcatcagtaatgctcgaatcaaaatttttttaaaaaggccaaataagggacgaagttgaagagaattatGTCATATCAAGTTTATTAATGGGATTACCAATATTATTTGAGTGAAATTTGCCAAAACATTCAGGAACAGACACAATTAAGATGTAAGCTGCAATCTTGAATTTCATCAGTGAGAACTGGTAATTAATTCATCACAGTAGTAATACAAATAAAGATGCTTGTATAATTAACCGTACCTTGAACTGCTCTTAGTTGTCTTAGTCTCATTGGACCAACACGAAAGTTAACTTGGTCATGTACATATAATCTTCTATTGACTTTCAGTTGATCTCCATTGGTATGGTACCGTGGAAACAGAAACGGAATAAGAGTCTCGTCGATCCATGTAAATAAGCTAGCTGAACTTGTAACCTGTAAAATATTGTTATAGTTTATGATATATGACAGAAGTTATCTGGTGAATTTTCTATATTGTGGCTTACGTATACATATTGAATTATTACAGATAAATGACATATATATTTGCTTTGTAACTCAAAACAAATGACGAATAGTTATCAAATATGCCAgccttataatttaatacgtcagacgcacgtttcgtctacataagactaatcaatGACGTTCAGATGAAAATAGTTATACATCCAAAGATATAAAAAGttattgagaatccaaaattccaaaaaagttgtgccaaatacggctagggttatctatgcctgggataagaaaatccttagattttggaaaaattttaattttgtaaacaggaaatttataaaaactaccatataattgatattcatgacaacaccgaagGGCTTACttatgggctggtgataccctcaggaacgaaacgtccaccagcagtggcatcgacccagtggtgtaaatagttatcaaaggtaccaggcttataattgtaTACCAATTTAATAATCGTAAAATTAAACGTAATGATAGGCAAACAGCAAAGTTAAAAactcaaatttgtttttaattctgaaattattttgtccaatatttttaacTGAATAAAGTCctaaaatttagaacccttcccgaagttgtccccgaaggctagacaaagtggccgatggttctaggatggttaaagatggcactgcgaatagcccgatctggatacaaTCAGTCCCGATTTAGAAAATtgccataatcgtgttgccatcggcgtaaaaatcgggacagtgtgacgcgggaaTAACTCATTACATTATAGAAGTGTAAATAACTTCTTTGCTGCAAACCCATGCCTCATCATAGGATATCTCACTAGGTGTATGGGTGTTTATATGGAATTATTTGCGCTTCGTCCAAGATTTATCCATGTCATGCACATACATTACACTGTACTTGAAGATGTACCTTGTTGCATTCTCCAATTAAAATATtatcttttgtcaatttttcatatcaagtaacataatgaaaatcataaacgagCCTCGAaaaccaacactgcaggtacacgtatatagggaaaccaactttttcttcattattctgattttttatgtttcctctgagttgttgtcacacgaatgtttactctaTAACCATTTTGTTTCCTATAtatcatattttgccgcatttgttgctttccccacatcctttcttttttctatattataatgatattttcctggaaagagctctttttgaaaaacgaacccattaccttagtACCTTTaaaatagatcagtaaacatgggcattaTTATGGGTAATTATTCAGACTTattagtgcacacattttacagttcaaaaagacaatgccgagcgtggcatcccctcgtatgtaacatattggggacaaatatggacactatatttgtatatgacacatgcagaaaatggtaaattgaatatgcatatttgatacataaactattttttaagaaatcaaccaaaacattcagtctctcaaaatacctttaatattgtctttagaaccagcagttAAAAACATGAGTAACCAATTTCCTTTGTATTATGCTATtacaaggagaaaaaacaagtccatctgcatgactttgacctttggccttgaacgtaaacaatgtcagatcattacaagaaggaacaatataccaaattttgttaaaaatcttttgaagcatattggttttagagtgtccacaagggtgatattgccttgtattacaactgccactatatgaccttgacctttgaactttaaagtcaatagcacttaagatattcttaacgagtaacaccataccaagttttgagcaatttggttctagagtgtccataacaattttatctacacgcaacttacatttAGTAgacgaggggataataaactaagttttataagaaatagacatcgtatggccatcgcaccatcatcgtaatccatcgtgtagccttcgtgatccatcgtgtaggcctcggctgagatatgaagcttaaataccagTCTTCAGTTAACCTTCGTATGTTCATCTTTTGCTGTCGTATATAATTTCaacaccatcgtatagacttcgttattcatcgtacttgcttcggtcactttttggtcttTTAACGAAATcaggaccaacttcgtacgaacttacaattttcgcatttgTGTGTCCATCGTAtttaaaaatcgggacagtgtgacgcgggcattacgcTACACGGACTGTACATGAattaatgtttttgattttaaaatgttatacatCTATCATAAAATGCAATCTCTGTTATAACTCCCTCGCGTGTTATGAATAAAcgagacagtaaatataaaatacaaaaagtttttaattcaaaaattaatttagaaataatttgcttttgaaaacgtcaacaaagtaagatttcgCCAACAggacaaaatattataaatctaaatggctcattttggaaattaaaaaacaaagacAAGGTTGTTGCCGGCTTTAAAAATCCAAATTTGTTTTCAACCTTTCCGGTCTGCCATAGTTGTAGCTAAATGAAAGGGAGAGATTTTATGTTTGATGTTATTCTTGAAGtaattgtttttgtcatattaagtTAAATTAACAACATTTAGTTTTACACactgaaaattttgattttaattcacatATGCTGAGTATTAATTTGTTTtcccttacagctaatttcctaatgcatgtagggtAAAACTTCGGTTGGcttccttgctttgtttgtataaatccggtcacaggttaactttgaccagtccaaatgactggttatcaagttaacttgctgtacaggttaggactgcacccatctgtaagGCACCTTAAAAATGTACATACCAGTAGAAGTATTTATAAGTTCACATATCCAATAAAATGTTGAGCCCACTATTTAGAAGATTGCTTCGTTTATTTCCTCAGAACAAATGTCCACCATTTGTTCAGGTTCATCAAATAAAAGATACACACAATTTGATCTGTACCTGTCATTTCAACACGGCTATTTCAAATTGTTGATCAGGATCTAATTACCATACAAGAAGACATAAAATCACCGAAAGTTTAGGGAGATTTGTTTTGTTCAGACTAATTTTTTTAATGCAGTGTGTAATAGACAGTCgagttttgttttcttcattgtTATGTCGATATATCCCCAGCGTGAGTGTTTTAATTGTTCCTTTTGTATCGTGATCTACTTTTTACAGCGACTTACCGTTTGTTAGCAAACATTGTCTTGTATCTAGATCGTCACTGTAAGTAAGCGTTTCAGTTGTCGTGTCGTTTGTAACATTTTGTCTTGTCTGTATTCCGTGGCAGTTTTGATCCGGACTTGAAATATCTTTATAACACGATGACCAAAGGGTccaagtaaatattatttcagcTTCAGAGATAACtattagatctacaaataaaagACGATATATAGTAGCTGTTGTTTGAGTGTCAATTAGATATGCTACCGTTGATATTAGAAATAGGTAAGCAAGCAACGGTCGCAATTCGTAAAAATAAGACCGATGGACGACAACACAAAGAACAAATGTAAACAGAATAAACCACTAAAAGACTCCACACAATACTGCACAGAATCTTAAGATTCAGTAACACAAAATTATATTTAAGTATGTATTTATTAAAGCTAGATCAAGTTAGATAACGACCAATCCAGGATCATGTAGCTGAGACTATTATCTTTCCTTTTGTTAGACATTTACGGTATCAGACTAATCTCTAATAGAAGAAACACGACGAGAGTCACTAATAGAACAGGATCTGCTTCTCTTGTCTAATCACCTTCAATTATATTGAGAAATTACTGTTTCTAATTCGTTAAAAATAATGGTTTTgttaagtttatttataaatcttgtttaaagataaggagatgtggtatgattacaaatAAAAAACTATTCACTAGAGCTGACATGCCATTGATATAAGCAATGTTATTTCTCCGTATGGTCTTTATCAATGAGAACAATTCATATCGTATGGAACCTCTTTTTAAACTTAGGAATTTCGACCATATTTCaagtatatcaaaataaaatttgtctgaagaaaaaagagggacgaaaggtacccaaagggacagtcaaactcataaatctaaaataaactgaaaacgtcaaggttaaaaatgaaaaagacaaacagacaaacaatagtacacatgacacaacatagaaaactaaagaataaacaacacgaaccccaccaaaaactaggggtgatctcaggtgctcctgaagggtaagcagatcctgctccatatgtggcatccgtcgtgttgcttatgtgattacaaatccggtaaatagtctaattcggtaggtctcatTCATGAatgggaagggaattgtagttacgacgtacggaacatatccgatataatttgtgaaacggttattccataacggtcaaccaactcgtgatggcctccgtaaaatttacgaagggatgatttcaacttcaccatttggaactcttggtttaatagcttccttgtgagcagcaaccctctttcaagaaaatcatgataggaaatgca contains:
- the LOC139489376 gene encoding polycystin-2-like; translation: MDHEGYTMDYDDGAMAIRCLFLIKLSLLSPRLLNVTSSASLFTWIDETLIPFLFPRYHTNGDQLKVNRRLYVHDQVNFRVGPMRLRQLRAVQEPCRTQLWDNFTCYDEYSISGEENGNYCVAWESRPCVRGQAVYNMTYAAWNFVSSADIWGLPVTGLHSTYGGGGYIAEFIVNYNISRLVLNDLYKYTWIDRKTRAIFTEFTLYNVDDNVFVFISFLTEFPETGGVIASTLIKPFRPYQHVGSLGLFIFICEIIVLIGIIVFSVHKFIWFRRYGKKMWKELWHVLDILIIMLFFVATIMYIGRWIMINKAMKEWENHKNKFVNFSHIASWDELFNIFLAFIIFLTTFRIMRVLSYNERINQFGKVLAQVSRDLCGCFVMFVMVYVAFVTFGHLIFGRHLETYKNLFVSSTTLVNAIIGKNSIKDLFSVEPVLGRAYYFFFVLFLLWILMTMMNATLNVGITIVRKKPVRSTYGIINIVASFWREAVGHFIASNNTTTKDRLKLSRNYISKKKFTKTIVVTRQDETQQVDMVKPTENLPKKKKRARRIYQ